The Halioglobus maricola genome segment TCGCTGTAAAGCGGGTTCAGCGGCAGCAGCTCCTTGATCTCCTTAATCAGGGCCATGGCATAGGCCTTGATCTCATCGGAGTCCTTGTCGCCCTGACTGCGGGGGTACTCCACTTGCACCATGTAAGGCGGTTTTTCACTCAACCAGCGCACAATGCGGAAGCGACGCATACCCTGGGCCATAAACTGGCCTGGCTGCTCGACACCCTTTGGCGGCTTGTGCAGGCGCACCACACAACCCATTTCCGGGAAGCGACGGAGGTCAATTTTGCCGTTTTCTCCCGGCGGCACATAAGATAAGCCGATCAGGCCCGTGCCAGACTTCGCCACCGCTTCCAGCGTACTCGCCCAATCCTGAGGATTAATACCCACGGGCTGCACCTGACCGGGAAAGAAGGGGCGGTTGGGGACCGGCATCAGGTATAGGGTATCCGGCAGCACATCGTCGGCAACAGCGGGAGTGCTGGCCGCGTTTTCAGGCTCGAGAATTTCTGCCTCTACCGCTTCTTCTTCGTGCTCGTTCATGCGTGTCCTCAGGGATATACAACTCCCTTGGATATGCGGCCGCAACCGCCAAATTCAAGCGTGAAAGGCTCGGCGACTGTTCCGTCGGACGCCTCACGGCTATACTCCCCGCCTCAAAGTCTAGACCACAGTAGGAAGGTCCCGTGCATATCGAGCAAATGTCTGCCGCTGAACTCAACAGCGAATTCGAAGCCCTTCAATCCCAATACCAGGCACTGGCCGAGCGCAATCTCGCGCTGGACCTCACCCGCGGCAAACCCGGCACCGAGCAGGTGGCACTATCGGATGCCCTGGACGGCATTCTCGAGGGCGACTACACCGCTGCCAATGGCACCGATGTGCGCAACTACGGCGGCATCGACGGCCTGGCCGAGGCCAAGGCCCTGTTCAGCACAGTACTGGGCACCCCTGACAACGAGATCGTGATCGGTGGCAACTCCTCCCTTACCCTGATGTACACCGTGGTCGACTTCGCCCTGAGCGTAGGCCTGCGCGGCCCCGAATCCGCGTGGGGCAACTCAGACGAGGTGAAGTTTCTGTGCCCCGTGCCCGGCTACGACCGCCACTTCGCCATCTGTGAGCACCTGGGCATCGAAATGATCCCTGTGCCCATGGATGAGAACGGCCCACTGATGGACGAAGTTGAAAAACGGGTGAGCGCCGACCCTGCCATCAAGGGCATCTGGTGCGTACCCCGCTTCTCCAATCCCACCGGCTGCGTCTACAGCGACGACACGATCGAGCGGCTGGCCAAACTGGGTAACATCGCCGGCGACGACTTCATCGTCATGTACGACAACGCCTACGCCGTGCACACTATCAACGCCGCCGCCCCTGCCCTGGCCAACTTGCGCGAATACTGCGTAAAACACGGCACCGAAAGCAGCGTATTCCAATTCGGTTCCACTTCAAAAGTCACCTTCGCCGGCGCCGGCGTCGCTTTCATGTCGAGCAGCGCGGCCAACCTGAGCGCCTTCAAAGAGCACCTCGGCTTCCAGAGCATCGGCCCGGACAAGGTCAACCAGCTGCGCCACGTAAAACTACTCCAATCTGCAGCAGGCATCGCCGCCCACATGGAGAAACACGCCGAACTGCTGCGCCCCCGCTTTGCGGCGGTGCTGGCAACGCTGGAAAGTGAACTTGGCGGCACAGGGATGGGAGAATGGCTTTCACCCGAAGGCGGCTACTTCATTTCCTTCAATACCCGCCCCGGGCTGGCCAGGGAAGTCGTGAAACTGGCAGCAGATATCGGCGTCGCCCTGACACCCGCCGGTGCCACTTATCCCTACGGCAACGATCCAGAGGATTCCAATATCCGATTGGCCCCCAGCTACCCTTCGCTGGAAGATGTGCAGGCGACAGCAGAAGCTTTCGTACTCTGCGTCAAACTAGCCAGTATCAGACAAGCATTGCGTTAATGACTCGAGATTTCGCTGGTAATGAGCCCACCGGGTGGTGGGCGACTGGGCGAGAAAAACCCAAATGGAGAGTCTATTCGTCTGAAGTCTGCGGCGGCGGAGAACCCGCAAATGGGAAGCTGGCCACATTACCGCCAGACTCGACCGGCTGAACATCCGAAATCTTGACCTCGCCTTCCTTGTCGACCTCGTCAATACGCAAGATCGCCTGCATAGGAATATAGCTGCGCGTCACCCCCGCGAACTCAGTCTTGAGCTTCTCTTCGGAAGGATCGACCACAATCTGCGAGCGCTCGCCAAAAACGAACTCTTCAACCTCGATAAAGCCCCACATATCACTCTGGTAAATCTGCCGGGCAAAGACCTCAAAGACCTGGTTGCCGTTCTGGAAGATGACTTTGTAGACGGATTGAGCTGGCATGGTTTCCTCGTGGGACGGCTGATTGGTCAATCCCTGAACAGCCGTGATTTTCAGGGGGCGGCAATATTACCACCATCTGCCACAATTACCACCCCGAAAGCCGCGCCAGCACTAGGTTTCACAGAAATCCCTCTGTATAATCCGCAGCCCTTTTCAAGATCGAACTTACCAGCGGCAATGAACCCGCGGGAAACGAGGATTTGTGAGCAAGAAACTGTACATCAAGACCCACGGCTGCCAGATGAACGAATACGACTCCGCTCGTATGCGCGACTTGCTCGAGGACAGTCATGACCTGGTGCAAACAGACAGCCCGGAAGAGGCCGACGTCCTGCTCCTAAACACCTGTTCTATAAGAGAAAAAGCCCAAGAGAAGGTATTCCATCAACTGGGCCGCTGGAAACACCTGAAGCAAAAGAATCCGGAT includes the following:
- a CDS encoding aminotransferase class I/II-fold pyridoxal phosphate-dependent enzyme, with product MHIEQMSAAELNSEFEALQSQYQALAERNLALDLTRGKPGTEQVALSDALDGILEGDYTAANGTDVRNYGGIDGLAEAKALFSTVLGTPDNEIVIGGNSSLTLMYTVVDFALSVGLRGPESAWGNSDEVKFLCPVPGYDRHFAICEHLGIEMIPVPMDENGPLMDEVEKRVSADPAIKGIWCVPRFSNPTGCVYSDDTIERLAKLGNIAGDDFIVMYDNAYAVHTINAAAPALANLREYCVKHGTESSVFQFGSTSKVTFAGAGVAFMSSSAANLSAFKEHLGFQSIGPDKVNQLRHVKLLQSAAGIAAHMEKHAELLRPRFAAVLATLESELGGTGMGEWLSPEGGYFISFNTRPGLAREVVKLAADIGVALTPAGATYPYGNDPEDSNIRLAPSYPSLEDVQATAEAFVLCVKLASIRQALR
- a CDS encoding DUF1820 family protein, producing the protein MPAQSVYKVIFQNGNQVFEVFARQIYQSDMWGFIEVEEFVFGERSQIVVDPSEEKLKTEFAGVTRSYIPMQAILRIDEVDKEGEVKISDVQPVESGGNVASFPFAGSPPPQTSDE